The following are encoded in a window of Mycolicibacterium crocinum genomic DNA:
- a CDS encoding class I SAM-dependent methyltransferase, whose protein sequence is MNWAETTLVNSAPRRWLQRCYEVPVLLRFGGRLIPGTRALEIGCGAGYGSQLVLERFGAAGVDGVDLDPAMIRRAGARLARYGDRVRLAQGSATDLRAALGADDGGYGAVFDFRIVHHIPDWRKAIGEVARALAPGGRFYFDEVTAHALARPTYRRLFEHPTEDRFSAEEFLDELTHHGLVVLRSLTRIHSDYLLGVAAKPIAGGGET, encoded by the coding sequence ATGAACTGGGCGGAGACCACGCTGGTGAACTCCGCGCCGCGGCGATGGCTGCAGCGCTGCTATGAAGTGCCGGTGCTGTTGCGGTTCGGGGGCCGGCTGATCCCGGGCACGCGGGCACTGGAGATCGGGTGCGGTGCCGGATACGGGTCGCAGCTGGTCTTGGAGCGGTTCGGCGCCGCCGGCGTGGACGGCGTGGACCTGGATCCGGCGATGATCCGCCGCGCCGGCGCGCGCCTCGCCCGCTACGGGGACCGGGTGCGACTGGCCCAGGGCAGCGCCACCGACCTGCGCGCTGCGTTGGGCGCCGACGACGGCGGCTACGGCGCGGTGTTCGACTTCAGGATCGTCCACCACATCCCGGACTGGCGCAAAGCCATCGGCGAGGTAGCCCGGGCACTGGCACCGGGTGGGCGGTTCTACTTCGACGAGGTCACCGCCCACGCCCTGGCCCGCCCCACCTACCGGCGGCTCTTCGAGCACCCGACCGAGGACCGGTTCAGCGCCGAGGAGTTCCTCGACGAACTCACCCACCACGGGCTTGTGGTCCTCAGGTCGCTCACCCGCATCCATAGCGATTACCTGCTCGGC
- a CDS encoding ArsR/SmtB family transcription factor: MTSVSPASARPSQDLAPAVALFRSLSDGTRLAILQRLTEGEARVVDLTNLLGVAQSTVSAHLACLRECGLVTGRPEGRQMFYSLTRPELMDLLASAETLLAASGNAVALCPNYGLATDEDPAPGDLLTHHTEENGR, from the coding sequence ATGACTAGTGTATCGCCCGCGTCGGCGCGGCCCTCACAGGATCTGGCCCCGGCGGTGGCGCTGTTTCGCAGCCTTTCAGACGGAACGCGGCTGGCGATCCTGCAGCGGCTCACCGAGGGCGAAGCCCGGGTGGTGGATCTGACGAACTTGCTGGGGGTGGCGCAGTCCACGGTGTCGGCGCATCTGGCCTGCCTGCGCGAGTGCGGCCTGGTCACGGGCCGCCCGGAAGGCCGGCAGATGTTCTACTCGCTGACCCGCCCAGAGTTGATGGACCTGCTGGCCTCGGCCGAGACCTTGCTGGCCGCCAGCGGAAACGCCGTGGCGCTGTGCCCCAATTACGGTCTGGCCACCGACGAAGATCCCGCTCCGGGCGACCTGTTGACCCACCACACCGAGGAGAACGGCCGGTGA